A window of the Cystobacter fuscus genome harbors these coding sequences:
- a CDS encoding M20 family metallopeptidase, with the protein MSTPRLNVTTATAASERIWEEEIIPRLHDYIRIPNKSPSFDKEWVKSGHMDKAVKLIAGWCESQAKHIPGLKVEVVTLKNEQGEPRTPVIYMEIPGTGDDTVVLYGHLDKQPEMTGWRAGLSPWEPVREGDKLYGRGGADDGYSAFASLAAIRLLREQGVPHARCVVLIEACEESGSYDLPAYIEHLAPRIGKASLVVCLDSGCANYEQLWMTTSLRGLVSGNLRVDILTEGVHSGDASGIVPSSFRIMRQILSRVEDEQTGRIRVEGLHVHIPQARREQAAAVAEVLGEEVYSKFPWVPGAHPVTTDRVEQILNRTWRPALSVTGVDGMPPLGSAGNVLRPFTSVKLSMRIPPRLEPKAATEALKQALEAYPPYGAKVSFEGEKASAGWDAPPLEKWLEAAVQDASRTYFGRPFMAMGEGGTIPFMEMLGRRFPQAQFLITGVLGPNSNAHGPNEFLHIPTGKKLTCCVASVISAHLSR; encoded by the coding sequence ATGAGCACCCCCCGGCTGAACGTCACCACCGCCACCGCCGCGTCCGAGCGCATCTGGGAGGAGGAGATCATCCCCCGGCTGCACGACTACATCCGCATCCCCAACAAGTCGCCCAGCTTCGACAAGGAGTGGGTGAAGAGCGGGCACATGGACAAGGCGGTGAAGCTCATCGCCGGCTGGTGCGAGTCCCAGGCGAAGCACATCCCCGGCCTCAAGGTGGAGGTGGTGACGCTCAAGAACGAGCAGGGCGAGCCGCGCACTCCCGTCATCTACATGGAGATTCCCGGCACCGGCGACGACACGGTGGTGCTCTACGGCCACCTGGACAAGCAGCCGGAGATGACGGGCTGGCGCGCGGGGCTCTCCCCGTGGGAGCCGGTGCGCGAGGGTGACAAGCTGTACGGCCGGGGTGGCGCGGACGATGGGTACTCGGCCTTCGCGTCGCTGGCGGCCATCCGCCTGTTGCGCGAGCAGGGCGTGCCGCACGCGCGCTGCGTGGTGCTCATCGAGGCGTGCGAGGAGAGCGGCAGCTACGACTTGCCGGCCTACATCGAGCACCTCGCGCCGCGCATCGGCAAGGCGTCGCTCGTGGTGTGCCTGGACTCGGGCTGCGCCAACTATGAGCAGCTGTGGATGACGACGTCGCTGCGCGGGCTCGTGTCCGGCAACCTGCGCGTGGACATCCTCACCGAGGGCGTGCACTCGGGAGACGCGAGCGGCATCGTGCCCTCGTCGTTCCGCATCATGCGGCAGATCCTCTCGCGCGTGGAGGACGAGCAGACGGGCCGCATCCGCGTCGAGGGCCTGCACGTGCACATCCCCCAGGCGCGCCGGGAGCAGGCCGCGGCCGTGGCGGAGGTGCTGGGCGAGGAGGTGTACTCGAAGTTCCCCTGGGTGCCCGGCGCCCACCCGGTGACCACGGATCGCGTGGAGCAGATCCTCAACCGCACCTGGCGCCCGGCCCTGTCCGTCACGGGCGTGGACGGCATGCCGCCGCTGGGCAGTGCGGGCAACGTGCTGCGTCCCTTCACCTCGGTGAAGCTGTCCATGCGTATTCCTCCGCGGTTGGAGCCGAAGGCGGCCACCGAGGCGCTCAAGCAGGCGCTCGAGGCGTACCCGCCCTATGGCGCGAAGGTGTCCTTCGAGGGAGAGAAGGCGAGCGCTGGTTGGGACGCGCCGCCGCTGGAGAAGTGGCTGGAGGCGGCGGTGCAGGACGCCTCGCGCACGTACTTCGGCCGGCCGTTCATGGCCATGGGCGAGGGCGGCACCATCCCCTTCATGGAGATGCTCGGCCGGCGCTTCCCCCAGGCCCAGTTCCTCATCACCGGTGTGCTCGGGCCCAACAGCAACGCCCACGGCCCCAACGAGTTCCTGCACATCCCCACCGGCAAGAAGCTCACCTGCTGCGTGGCCAGCGTCATCTCCGCGCACCTGTCCCGGTAG